In the genome of Nocardia sp. NBC_00416, one region contains:
- a CDS encoding heavy-metal-associated domain-containing protein, whose translation MNTESASATTDATRYDRRTAARILAELSGPELFAAARPGRVRRIEYTATELRPEPDSHLTFSQRLYLERFMRPCQADEVTSATHRMTWTDSAGIPNTGFYRADGLGPLVPIVTRETVLTLWQEMDGNTALAERVSRLDIAARGVLAGTTTDHEPIDIFRVGVESAGRALAQHALLAQQTPYRTAGRFARGLRDSGIFTAVATRWFWELQASTYRRGMIPVSLRTEPDGSMRYTPRTLATLRAMKDATIGDAHRVMRRATAEEGLTVHQAIARYHDDLDLISRQYALLSAREHPSCLAAVTHRVDGANRGVLPVVVDHFVEVFTELIGRCAPVAAPADADNDDTDGAASGQEDRVFYVPDMTCKHCVRTIGGVLESMDIRVEDIDLDTKRVVAEFRSPRNRARAFEALRDGGYNPVVERPGPARSVNRE comes from the coding sequence GTGAATACAGAAAGCGCATCCGCCACGACCGATGCGACCCGCTACGACCGGCGGACCGCCGCACGGATCCTGGCCGAACTCAGCGGGCCCGAACTGTTCGCCGCCGCCCGGCCCGGCCGGGTACGACGGATCGAGTACACCGCCACCGAGCTGCGGCCCGAACCGGACAGTCACCTCACCTTCTCGCAGCGGCTGTACCTCGAGCGTTTCATGCGCCCCTGTCAGGCGGACGAGGTCACCTCGGCGACGCACCGGATGACCTGGACCGACAGCGCCGGCATTCCGAACACGGGGTTCTACCGCGCCGACGGGCTCGGTCCGCTCGTACCGATCGTCACGCGGGAAACGGTGCTCACGCTCTGGCAGGAGATGGACGGCAACACCGCGCTCGCCGAGCGCGTGTCCCGTCTCGATATCGCGGCGCGCGGTGTGCTGGCCGGTACCACGACCGATCACGAACCGATCGATATCTTCCGGGTCGGTGTGGAGTCCGCCGGGCGGGCGCTCGCCCAGCACGCCCTGCTCGCCCAGCAGACGCCCTACCGCACCGCCGGCCGATTCGCCCGCGGACTCCGCGATTCCGGCATATTCACCGCGGTCGCCACCCGCTGGTTCTGGGAGCTCCAGGCGTCCACATACCGGCGTGGCATGATCCCGGTCAGCTTGCGCACCGAGCCCGACGGGTCGATGCGCTACACCCCGCGGACACTCGCGACTCTACGGGCGATGAAGGACGCGACCATCGGTGACGCACACCGGGTGATGCGCCGGGCGACCGCGGAAGAGGGGTTGACCGTTCACCAGGCGATCGCCCGGTACCACGACGATCTGGACCTCATATCCCGCCAGTACGCGCTGCTGTCGGCCCGCGAGCACCCGTCCTGCCTCGCCGCGGTCACCCATCGTGTCGACGGCGCGAACCGCGGCGTGCTGCCCGTGGTGGTGGACCACTTCGTCGAGGTTTTCACCGAACTCATCGGCCGCTGCGCACCGGTGGCCGCGCCGGCCGACGCCGACAACGACGACACCGACGGAGCGGCCTCCGGGCAGGAGGACCGCGTTTTCTATGTACCCGATATGACTTGCAAACACTGCGTGCGCACGATCGGCGGAGTGCTGGAGTCGATGGATATCCGGGTCGAGGACATCGATCTGGACACCAAACGAGTGGTGGCGGAGTTCCGGAGCCCGCGCAACCGCGCCCGCGCCTTCGAAGCATTACGGGACGGTGGTTACAACCCGGTGGTCGAACGGCCGGGCCCGGCGCGATCGGTGAACCGCGAATGA
- a CDS encoding aminotransferase class V-fold PLP-dependent enzyme, with product MSIVVRSPGGSAEGAITMGSSLRRPDPVELHASAAAADPAAGLLSPRVRAAFPALADTAETYLDSAATTQKPGAVVETVRDYHATATANAARGTYPWATVLTQRIAGIRARTASFLGAAHTDEIVFTGGATAALNAVAMSWGLAALRDGDEILYSPRDHAANVLPWYLLRDTLARFDRRIELVPYRVTPAGQADPIDIARKLSPRTRLLTVTHLHHVFGALTTLAELRDRIPAHVLLCFDCSQSGGHLPVDVGALGADFAVFAAHKMFGAPGTGILYCHRRTHPQLRPFLPGGATDAALTVTGFDGGTMPGLLEGGTMNIPGILALGSALEVLDSYGMAAIAEHNRLLTRRLVGDLRTVPGLRFLPGPAHSGDDSGHGIVSFTLAGISAADLGFVLAEYGFLVRTGAHCVPVSSGDPESVRVSTHVYTTVDDIDRFADCVRTLAEELQ from the coding sequence ATGAGTATCGTTGTTCGCAGTCCGGGCGGATCGGCGGAAGGAGCGATCACCATGGGATCATCCCTGCGCCGTCCCGATCCAGTGGAACTTCACGCCAGTGCCGCGGCGGCGGATCCAGCGGCCGGACTGCTCTCGCCGCGGGTGCGGGCCGCGTTCCCCGCGCTGGCCGATACCGCGGAAACCTACCTGGACAGTGCCGCGACAACTCAGAAACCCGGCGCGGTCGTCGAGACGGTGCGGGACTACCACGCCACGGCCACCGCGAACGCCGCCCGCGGCACCTACCCCTGGGCGACCGTCCTCACCCAGCGAATCGCCGGTATCCGCGCCCGCACCGCGAGCTTCCTGGGCGCCGCCCATACCGACGAGATCGTCTTCACCGGTGGCGCGACCGCTGCACTCAACGCCGTCGCGATGTCGTGGGGCCTGGCCGCCCTCCGCGACGGCGACGAGATCCTCTACAGCCCCCGGGACCACGCAGCCAATGTCCTGCCCTGGTATCTGCTACGAGATACCCTCGCGCGGTTCGACCGCCGGATCGAACTCGTACCTTACCGGGTCACTCCGGCCGGACAGGCCGACCCGATCGATATCGCCCGGAAGCTGAGCCCGCGCACACGGCTGCTCACCGTCACCCACCTACACCACGTGTTCGGCGCGCTGACCACCCTCGCCGAGCTGCGAGACCGGATCCCCGCACACGTACTCCTCTGTTTCGACTGCAGCCAGAGCGGAGGCCATCTCCCCGTGGACGTCGGCGCGCTGGGCGCCGACTTCGCGGTGTTCGCGGCACACAAGATGTTCGGCGCACCGGGGACCGGAATCCTGTACTGCCACCGCCGGACCCACCCGCAACTGCGCCCGTTCCTACCGGGGGGCGCTACCGATGCGGCACTCACGGTCACCGGTTTCGACGGCGGAACCATGCCGGGCCTGTTGGAGGGCGGCACCATGAACATTCCCGGGATCCTCGCCCTGGGTAGCGCGCTCGAGGTCCTCGACTCCTATGGAATGGCCGCGATCGCCGAGCACAACAGGTTGCTGACCCGCCGGCTGGTCGGCGATCTGCGCACGGTCCCCGGTCTGCGCTTCCTGCCCGGACCCGCCCACAGCGGAGACGACAGCGGGCACGGCATCGTCTCGTTCACCCTCGCCGGGATCTCCGCGGCCGACCTGGGTTTCGTGCTCGCCGAATACGGGTTCCTCGTCCGCACCGGCGCACACTGCGTGCCGGTGAGCTCCGGCGATCCCGAATCGGTGCGGGTCAGCACCCATGTCTACACCACCGTCGACGATATCGATCGCTTCGCCGACTGCGTCCGGACTCTCGCCGAGGAGCTGCAGTGA
- a CDS encoding pyridoxamine 5'-phosphate oxidase family protein encodes MPLTLDERQSFLAEPHIGALAVSAGADRGPLTVPIWYQYAPGGELWVLTGLESEKLRRIRAAGRFSLMAERVAPTVRYVSVEGPMTRVEPMTDARHREMAARYLPADRVEGFLSYAEAELGEQVMVFMQPERWLSADLG; translated from the coding sequence ATGCCTCTTACCCTCGATGAACGTCAATCGTTTCTGGCCGAACCGCATATCGGTGCGCTCGCCGTATCGGCGGGGGCGGATCGGGGGCCGCTCACGGTTCCCATCTGGTATCAGTACGCGCCCGGCGGTGAGTTGTGGGTACTGACCGGTCTCGAGTCGGAGAAGTTGCGCCGGATCAGGGCGGCGGGTCGTTTCAGTCTCATGGCCGAACGCGTCGCACCGACGGTCCGCTATGTGAGCGTGGAAGGTCCCATGACCCGGGTCGAACCGATGACCGATGCCCGGCATCGCGAAATGGCCGCGCGCTACCTGCCCGCAGATCGCGTGGAGGGCTTCCTCTCCTACGCCGAGGCCGAACTCGGCGAGCAGGTGATGGTGTTCATGCAGCCGGAGCGCTGGCTGTCCGCTGATCTCGGCTGA
- a CDS encoding CBS domain-containing protein translates to MRIAEILNTKGSSVTTVGPDLDIRSLLALLTEHNIGAVVVSPDGSRITGIVSERDIVRALHLHGAALLDSPVSRIMTTEVRTCSPDDHVDGLRRVMTDHRVRHLPVVVDGRLTGIVSIGDVVKSAISELKTEREQLVEYLQGGY, encoded by the coding sequence ATGCGAATCGCCGAGATACTGAACACCAAGGGCAGCAGCGTCACCACCGTCGGTCCGGATCTCGATATCCGGAGCCTGCTCGCGTTACTGACCGAACACAACATCGGGGCCGTGGTGGTCTCTCCGGACGGCAGCCGGATCACCGGAATAGTCTCCGAGCGCGATATCGTCCGCGCCCTGCACCTGCACGGCGCCGCGCTCCTGGACTCCCCGGTGTCACGGATCATGACCACAGAAGTCCGCACCTGCAGCCCCGACGACCATGTCGACGGACTCCGCAGAGTAATGACCGACCATCGAGTGCGACACCTGCCGGTGGTCGTCGACGGACGACTCACCGGCATCGTGAGCATCGGCGATGTGGTCAAGAGCGCGATCTCGGAACTGAAGACCGAACGCGAACAGCTCGTCGAATATCTACAGGGCGGATACTGA
- a CDS encoding SAM-dependent methyltransferase produces MTEDSRPAIRTDIPHSARIWNYWMGGHDYYEVDRIAGDAGLAIDPEIATMAVQSRQFLIRAVRFLAEEKGIRQFLDIGTGLPTMQNTHEVAQGFAPESKIVYVDNDPLVLAHARTLLAGTTDEGVTTYLDSDYHRPELIVADARHVLNFTQPLAVMFMGVLGHEHSPEEMRRIVRTVLNATTAGSYLVLWDGTDDSEAYVRLCHDYTDTGGVPYVPRPLVDLRTAFDGLELVEPGLVPINRWRPDSGAAEDTPPVSAYGGVARKP; encoded by the coding sequence ATGACCGAAGACAGCCGCCCCGCGATCCGGACGGATATTCCGCATTCCGCGCGCATCTGGAACTACTGGATGGGCGGCCACGACTACTACGAAGTCGACCGCATCGCCGGCGACGCAGGTCTCGCCATCGACCCGGAGATCGCCACCATGGCCGTGCAGTCCCGGCAGTTCCTCATCCGCGCCGTTCGATTCCTGGCCGAGGAGAAGGGAATCCGCCAGTTCCTCGATATCGGCACCGGCCTGCCCACCATGCAGAACACCCACGAAGTCGCCCAGGGCTTCGCACCGGAGTCCAAGATCGTCTATGTCGACAACGATCCGCTGGTCCTCGCGCATGCGCGGACATTACTGGCCGGCACCACCGACGAGGGCGTCACCACCTACCTCGACTCCGACTACCACCGCCCCGAACTCATCGTCGCCGATGCGCGTCACGTCCTGAACTTCACCCAGCCGCTGGCGGTGATGTTCATGGGCGTACTCGGCCACGAACACTCCCCCGAGGAGATGCGGCGGATCGTGCGCACCGTACTGAACGCGACCACCGCCGGTAGCTATCTGGTCCTGTGGGACGGCACCGACGACAGCGAGGCCTACGTCAGGCTGTGCCACGACTACACCGACACCGGCGGCGTGCCCTACGTACCGCGCCCGCTGGTGGATCTCCGCACTGCTTTCGACGGGTTGGAACTGGTGGAGCCCGGGCTGGTCCCGATCAACCGATGGCGCCCGGACAGTGGCGCCGCCGAGGACACGCCGCCGGTTTCCGCATACGGCGGCGTGGCTCGCAAGCCCTGA
- a CDS encoding DUF397 domain-containing protein has translation MSEMTNQVIGAWRKSTFSNPSGNCVEFAEAANNLVAIRNSRFPDGGVIFYTRPEIDAFLQGAKAGEFDDLAG, from the coding sequence ATGTCGGAAATGACCAACCAGGTGATCGGAGCCTGGCGTAAGAGCACGTTCAGCAACCCGAGCGGGAACTGCGTCGAGTTCGCCGAGGCGGCCAACAACCTGGTTGCCATACGCAATTCGCGATTCCCTGATGGCGGCGTGATCTTTTACACGCGTCCGGAGATCGATGCCTTCCTGCAGGGCGCCAAAGCGGGAGAGTTCGACGATCTGGCGGGTTGA
- a CDS encoding helix-turn-helix domain-containing protein yields MIAEPENRGGTQSVDAERGPTVLRIALGGQLRKLRESKKITREAAGDAIRGSHAKISRLELGRTSFKERDIRDLLTLYGVTDPEERESFLELARRANEPGWWHRYGDLLPSWFGTYLGLEQAASKIRTYESHLVPGLLQTPDYARAVVTLGYEDADTDRRVAFRQRRQEILHRSDPPVIWAVLDEAALHRPVGGADVHRAQMEHLLELTRLPNVTIQVVPFSAGEHAAAGSSFTILRFAEAELPDIVYLEQLTSALYLDRREDLALYLSVMDRLSVQAAPPEKSRGIIADYAKGLWGTR; encoded by the coding sequence ATGATCGCAGAGCCCGAGAACCGTGGTGGTACGCAATCCGTGGATGCGGAGCGTGGCCCCACGGTTCTGCGTATTGCTCTGGGCGGCCAGTTACGAAAACTGCGCGAGAGCAAGAAGATCACCCGAGAGGCCGCGGGTGATGCCATCCGCGGCTCCCATGCAAAGATCAGTCGGCTCGAGCTGGGTCGGACGAGCTTCAAAGAGCGAGACATCCGGGACCTGTTGACGCTGTACGGCGTCACCGATCCCGAGGAGCGGGAAAGCTTCCTCGAGCTCGCGCGCCGGGCGAACGAACCGGGGTGGTGGCATCGTTACGGCGACTTGCTGCCGTCCTGGTTCGGCACCTATCTGGGCCTGGAGCAGGCGGCCAGCAAGATCCGTACCTACGAATCGCATCTGGTGCCCGGTCTGTTGCAGACCCCGGATTACGCGCGGGCCGTGGTGACGCTCGGTTACGAGGACGCCGATACCGATCGGCGGGTGGCGTTCCGGCAGCGGCGGCAGGAGATCCTGCATCGATCCGACCCGCCCGTTATCTGGGCGGTACTCGACGAAGCGGCACTGCACCGGCCGGTGGGCGGTGCCGACGTGCATCGGGCGCAGATGGAACACCTGCTCGAGCTGACGCGCCTGCCCAATGTGACGATTCAGGTGGTTCCGTTCTCCGCCGGCGAACATGCCGCGGCGGGAAGCTCTTTCACGATTCTCCGGTTCGCCGAGGCCGAACTGCCCGATATCGTCTATCTGGAACAGTTGACGAGTGCGCTGTATCTGGACCGCCGTGAGGATCTCGCACTGTATTTGTCGGTCATGGACCGGCTGAGTGTGCAGGCGGCGCCACCGGAGAAGTCACGCGGCATCATCGCCGATTACGCGAAGGGTTTGTGGGGGACAAGGTAG
- a CDS encoding SDR family oxidoreductase, whose translation MRIVIAGGHGKIALLLAERLTGRGHSAIALIRNSAHAPEVYATGAEPVVLDLERALVTDLTATVQSADAVVFAAGGGPGSGAARKYTVDRDGSVLLAEAAERVGTRRFLQISTMGAGLAPAPGTDEVWAAYIDAKTQAEDDLRSRDLDWTILRPGRLLDSPGTGSVTLAPPRLERGDIPRADVAAVLAELLDAGHTAGHTLELVSGDTPIEAAVAAAAR comes from the coding sequence ATGCGCATCGTCATCGCCGGTGGACACGGCAAAATCGCTCTGCTGCTCGCCGAACGACTCACCGGCCGGGGCCACAGCGCCATCGCCTTGATCCGTAACTCCGCACACGCGCCCGAGGTGTACGCGACCGGCGCCGAACCGGTGGTGCTGGATCTGGAACGAGCGCTGGTGACCGATCTCACCGCGACCGTACAGAGCGCGGACGCAGTGGTTTTCGCGGCGGGCGGCGGACCGGGTAGTGGGGCGGCCCGCAAGTACACGGTGGACCGCGACGGATCGGTACTCCTGGCAGAGGCCGCCGAACGAGTGGGTACCCGGCGGTTCCTGCAGATATCGACGATGGGCGCGGGCCTGGCTCCGGCGCCGGGTACGGACGAGGTGTGGGCGGCCTATATCGACGCCAAGACTCAGGCCGAGGACGACCTGCGCAGCCGTGACCTGGACTGGACCATCCTGCGGCCGGGCCGTCTGCTCGACTCTCCCGGCACCGGATCGGTCACGCTGGCTCCGCCGCGGCTCGAACGCGGCGATATCCCGCGCGCCGATGTGGCCGCCGTGCTCGCCGAGCTGTTGGACGCGGGCCATACGGCCGGTCACACACTGGAACTGGTCAGCGGCGACACTCCGATCGAGGCCGCTGTCGCCGCGGCGGCTCGCTGA
- a CDS encoding DUF2599 domain-containing protein produces the protein MPIESATRAGGALLIATVVAITGCGSPDPGSRSDSPPIATTTPVTTSPATGSRTVTHPATSTVDPFAGQSLIDHVEWTGNADGPRLMVHPTRAGRDTTFPGSDLRAWQEIRAADPSADTPGMWDQFRCHWEWARLIAPDKPTWNLEPWRPSVGYDATVDAACNPGGPER, from the coding sequence ATGCCGATCGAATCCGCGACCCGCGCGGGCGGGGCGCTCCTGATCGCCACCGTCGTGGCGATCACGGGATGCGGATCGCCGGACCCGGGCTCCCGCTCCGACAGCCCGCCGATCGCCACGACTACGCCGGTGACAACCTCACCGGCTACCGGGTCCCGCACCGTCACGCACCCCGCGACCTCCACGGTCGACCCCTTTGCTGGGCAGTCCTTGATCGACCATGTGGAATGGACGGGGAACGCCGACGGCCCACGATTGATGGTCCACCCCACCCGAGCCGGTCGCGACACCACGTTTCCCGGGTCCGACCTGCGGGCCTGGCAGGAGATCCGCGCCGCCGATCCGAGCGCGGACACCCCCGGCATGTGGGATCAGTTCCGCTGCCACTGGGAGTGGGCCCGGCTCATCGCCCCGGACAAACCCACCTGGAATCTGGAACCGTGGCGGCCGTCGGTGGGATACGACGCGACCGTCGACGCCGCCTGCAACCCCGGCGGACCCGAACGCTGA